A genomic segment from Spinacia oleracea cultivar Varoflay chromosome 3, BTI_SOV_V1, whole genome shotgun sequence encodes:
- the LOC130470133 gene encoding NAC domain-containing protein 82-like → MQDNGKTPRKTLKNGYWKETGRVTTLTHKQYHVGDLKTFIYHIGVAPKGERTNWVMKEFNLTEYMIQEMCVVDNSYVLCKVYEKSGPGPKNGAEYGDPYDKSEWDNKFDNQNTHNCPSVYVNQVQGSDPSNSNCGQNINASETNATNFAGIDPTFNIEELLEGFTNQEQTTTADVQMEDAFTIEELVQGTQNDNNNNTSSLVQMESAIDDLMGDPNQDDTTWIDAMVEPSFTIQELFGGPDITLDEFLDLDFGKL, encoded by the coding sequence ATGCAAGATAATGGTAAGACCCCTAGGAAGACTCTAAAAAACGGGTATTGGAAAGAAACGGGCAGGGTAACCACACTTACTCATAAGCAATATCATGTTGGTGATCTTAAAACGTTCATCTACCACATAGGGGTGGCACCAAAAGGAGAACGTACTAATTGGGTTATGAAAGAATTCAACTTAACCGAATACATGATACAAGAAATGTGTGTGGTAGATAACTCATACGTGCTTTGCAAAGTGTATGAAAAAAGTGGTCCGGGGCCAAAAAATGGAGCAGAATACGGGGATCCATATGACAAGAGTGAATGGGACAACAAGTTTGATAACCAAAACACACACAACTGTCCTAGTGTGTATGTTAACCAAGTACAAGGAAGTGATCCTAGCAACTCGAATTGTGGTCAGAACATCAATGCTAGTGAAACCAATGCAACAAACTTTGCAGGCATCGACCCTACTTTCAACATCGAAGAACTGCTAGAGGGTTTCACAAACCAAGAACAAACCACTACGGCAGATGTGCAAATGGAGGATGCATTCACGATTGAAGAACTAGTCCAGGGTACGCAaaacgacaacaacaacaacacctcaAGTCTAGTTCAAATGGAAAGTGCTATAGATGATCTAATGGGTGATCCAAACCAAGATGACACAACTTGGATCGATGCGATGGTAGAACCTAGTTTCACGATTCAAGAACTTTTTGGTGGTCCGGATATTACTCTTGATGAATTTCTTGATTTGGATTTTGGGAAACTATGA
- the LOC110779415 gene encoding uncharacterized protein At4g06744-like, with translation MCKISSNFATHFIPTILILFSLCSTYQVVVVVATGSPLPSSLPRSTLSLSLSPQPRSASSSSLDGSNVEEAKKVIQQFFKGITSDNCGFSKFTITDTPDLCKNPKFGCTPVPSKDSSKQTKNLYAIDFNECGIMGKNITIDGFIDKLPDVSIFHVNSNSFGGNIPVLSHLPYLSELDLSNNKYTGNFPMNILGATNLNFLDLRFNSFTGPVPPGLFNLKLLTLFINNNNFDHDLPSNMGSTLASFINLANNKFTGPIPKSIGQASNTLLEILFLNNTFSGCLPYEIGLLKNARVFDVSMNSLSGPIPESFGCLESIEYLVLEKNEFYGSVPEEVCTLRNLTKLNLADNYFTEVGPECRKLIQKGVLDIKHNCVMGLPNQRDPKLCAGFLSKPKPPKGCGEVNHSVTCNKGSKSVYLHSETEGGPQPHPTLTYKSLSL, from the coding sequence ATGTGCAAGATATCCTCCAATTTTGCTACTCATTTCATACCCACAATCTTAATCCTTTTCTCAttatgttcaacttatcaaGTTGTTGTCGTAGTAGCCACCGGGTCACCACTTCCGTCGTCACTACCTAGATCAACTCTGTCGCTATCACTATCACCTCAACCACGGTcggcatcatcatcatccctcGACGGATCAAATGTCGAAGAAGCCAAAAAAGTCATACAACAATTTTTTAAAGGAATTACTAGCGACAATTGTGGGTTTTCAAAATTTACAATTACAGACACCCCTGACTTGtgtaaaaatccaaaatttggGTGTACACCAGTTCCGTCCAAAGATTCCTCAAAACAGACAAAAAACTTGTACGCgattgattttaatgaatgTGGTATTATGGGGAAGAACATTACCATTGATGGCTTCATCGACAAGCTTCCCGACGTGTCGATTTTCCATGTAAATTCTAACAGTTTTGGGGGTAACATACCAGTTTTAAGTCATCTTCCATACCTTTCTGAGTTAGATCTTAGTAACAACAAGTATACTGGTAACTTCCCTATGAATATCCTTGGTGCTACCAACTTAAATTTCTTGGACCTCCGATTTAACTCCTTCACGGGCCCGGTTCCTCCTGggctttttaatttgaaattgttgACCCTTTttattaacaataataattttGATCATGACCTTCCATCTAACATGGGCTCCACGCTAGCCTCTTTCATCAACTTAGCTAACAATAAGTTCACAGGCCCAATCCCGAAGTCCATTGGGCAAGCCTCGAATACTCTCCTCGAGATCCTCTTCTTAAACAACACTTTCTCGGGCTGCCTTCCTTACGAGATCGGGCTTCTTAAAAATGCCCGTGTTTTCGACGTTTCGATGAACTCCTTATCGGGACCGATACCCGAGTCCTTCGGATGTTTAGAGAGTATAGAGTACTTAGTCCTGGAAAAGAATGAGTTTTATGGTTCTGTTCCTGAGGAGGTGTGTACGTTGCGCAATTTGACGAAATTGAACTTGGCTGATAACTATTTCACCGAAGTTGGGCCCGAATGTAGGAAGCTAATCCAAAAAGGAGTGTTGGATATAAAACACAATTGTGTAATGGGCCTTCCGAATCAAAGAGACCCAAAACTATGTGCCGGGTTTCTTAGTAAGCCCAAACCGCCCAAGGGTTGTGGTGAAGTGAACCACTCTGTGACTTGCAATAAAGGATCAAAAAGTGTATATCTACATTCTGAAACAGAGGGGGGACCACAACCTCATCCAACACTTACTTATAAATCTCTAAGTCTTTGA
- the LOC130470132 gene encoding DNA repair protein XRCC3 homolog, translated as MSKAVSNEKTIVQKIATRCNAIDRIMQGGVSVGEVTELCGENATGKTQLCLQTSIACQLPPSLGGMFGASIYIHSIGPFPIRRLTGIMPHILQSPINQIDNPCDHITTKQVESPHELPDVLDWVVKLIKYSHNTCRHIRLVVIDSIASICASHFENTVEGLDSRTQLLRAIGYGLHSIASTYNVAVIVVNNVVDVFPSDRDSSTNFMMSSGRKVRPALGKGWTRNIATRLFLSKALNPVTQTSDRLCSVLLSPTLELDACRFKITEKGVRDE; from the coding sequence ATGTCAAAAGCAGtttcaaatgaaaaaacaatTGTACAGAAAATTGCAACTAGGTGCAACGCCATTGACAGAATTATGCAAGGCGGTGTAAGTGTTGGAGAAGTGACTGAGTTGTGTGGGGAGAATGCAACCGGTAAAACTCAACTTTGCCTGCAAACCAGTATTGCATGTCAATTACCTCCGTCTTTGGGTGGAATGTTTGGAGCTTCCATTTATATCCACTCAATTGGTCCATTTCCTATTCGTCGTTTAACAGGTATAATGCCCCACATTTTACAATCTCCCATAAATCAAATTGATAACCCTTGTGATCATATAACAACCAAGCAAGTGGAATCCCCGCATGAATTACCTGATGTTCTTGATTGGGTTGTAAAACTGATTAAGTATTCACATAACACATGCAGGCATATccgtttagttgttatagactCAATCGCTAGTATTTGTGCTAGCCATTTTGAGAACACGGTTGAGGGGTTAGACTCACGAACACAATTATTACGTGCCATTGGATACGGCTTACATTCCATCGCCTCTACATACAATGTTGCTGTTATCGTTGTTAATAATGTTGTTGATGTGTTTCCAAGCGACCGTGATTCGTCTACAAACTTTATGATGTCATCTGGTCGGAAGGTTCGGCCCGCTTTGGGGAAAGGATGGACTCGAAATATTGCAACAAGGTTGTTTTTATCCAAAGCACTTAATCCCGTCACTCAAACGTCTGATAGATTGTGTAGTGTTTTGTTATCTCCTACGCTCGAGTTAGATGCTTGTAGGTTTAAAATAACAGAGAAGGGAGTCCGAGATGAGTAA
- the LOC130470131 gene encoding protein FAR1-RELATED SEQUENCE 5-like, whose product MVNQRPTMVLLSILLRPKEGMRFDSGFEFSEFCHCYAYNEGFEMFVSSDEIKKEYKDKGVSKKGIGELEAKAHMMQRIRLKCKKGGVKKSEGSNVTGCKVFVYGSCKNGEFIVVNCHLVHNHPLSPECSRMMVNYRSIDGATFDRIMINERGGVSVSRNFGTQLIEKGGFDNITFNKRDVRNAIAVERRKTMFEEGDAASLEKYFKSQRELNSDFYSSMQRDEDGILKNAFWSDARSRGTCKYFGDVISFDTTFSSNRYRMPFAPFVGVNHHGKSIVFAAALISHEDTETFVWVFEEWLKCMGKPPKGILTDQDKAIGKAISLVFPGVPHRLCLWHMLQNASRNLGKLAEWKSIDTLIRTTVHDMLDPEEFDEAWCLVMDTYNQRKGWILQ is encoded by the exons ATGGTGAACCAGAGGCCGACGATGGTACTGTTGTCAATTTTACTACGCCCTAAAGAAGGAATGCGTTTTGACTCCGGTTTTGAATTTAGTGAATTTTGTCACTGCTATGCTTACAACGAAGGTTTTGAGATGTTTGTGAGTAGTGATGAGATAAAGAAAGAGTATAAGGATAAGGGTGTAAGTAAGAAAGGTATAGGAGAACTTGAGGCTAAGGCGCATATGATGCAACGAATAAGATTAAAATGCAAGAAGGGAGGTGTTAAAAAAAGCGAGGGGTCTAATGTTACAGGTTGCAAAGTCTTTGTTTATGGTTCATGTAAAAATGGAGAGTTTATAGTTGTTAATTGTCATTTGGTGCATAATCACCCTCTAAGCCCCGAATGTAGTCGAATGATGGTTAATTACCGTAGCATTGATGGAGCTACCTTCGATAGGATAATGATAAATGAAAGGGGGGGTGTGAGCGTTAGTAGAAACTTTGGCACTCAACTGATTGAAAAAGGTGGTTTTGATAATATTACGTTCAACAAAAGGGATGTTAGAAATGCCATAGCTGTTGAACGTCGTAAAACAATGTTTGAGGAAGGAGATGCTGCCAGTCTTGAAAAGTATTTCAAATCACAACGAGAATTGAATAGCGATTTTTATAGTTCTATGCAACGAGATGAAGACGGTATTTTAAAGAACGCATTCTGGTCTGATGCGCGTAGcagaggaacttgcaaatacTTCGGGGATGTGATTAGTTTCGACACCACCTTCTCTAGCAATAG GTATCGTATGCCGTTTGCCCCTTTTGTTGGCGTCAACCACCACGGGAAATCAATTGTATTCGCCGCCGCTTTAATATCACATGAAGATACTGAAACTTTTGTTTGGGTTTTTGAGGAATGGTTGAAGTGCATGGGAAAGCCTCCGAAGGGCATTTTAACCGACCAAGACAAGGCAATAGGTAAGGCAATTAGCCTAGTTTTCCCAGGTGTTCCACACCGTCTTTGTTTGTGGCACATGCTACAGAATGCCTCTCGGAACCTTGGCAAACTTGCTGAATGGAAAAGCATTGATACACTTATTAGAACGACCGTTCATGATATGCTCGATCCTGAGGAGTTTGATGAGGCTTGGTGTCTTGTGATGGACACATATAATCAACGTAAGGGCTGGAT CCTACAATAG
- the LOC130470554 gene encoding protein FAR1-RELATED SEQUENCE 5-like, translating to MSSTQRSEGMNRYFKTQVDLECGLLQFIKNYEFCMNIKAEEEKEDNFDCVDKPPQIDVDKSVLAEYVFHKVYTNEMFADIVRERKGLTHTNVTKIDAIGSLMLYRADEKLTSPHWRKRFKSYTVKVDKVIGEVSCSYQLFEFRGILCRHILKAMDVEDFQFIPEKYILDRWRKQVRSYESLRVSYYDPEESRRLAKAKELSLRHNYLKELAMHNDVAYKLYTEATNIVRLKMEDAVGIRKTGDQGDTSIVWWDPEARNVFGRRRLRPRECNERALKRTVQPVQDDVIKTPVDKRHVGRAKKGPCSIYDKSKKKQACTHAEIAANEELIGSMYGHIPSYRARQEHANNVNNERVHPYYNGPVFDDIPESSQINLCEDISQTFDYNTYEWRTRLGGRLTM from the exons ATGTCATCAACACAGCGAAGTGAAGGTATGAATCGTTACTTCAAAACTCAAGTAGACCTAGAATGTGGATTGCTGCAGTTCATTAAAAACTATGAGTTTTGTATGAATATAAAGGCAGAGGAAGAAAAGGAGGATAATTTTGATTGTGTAGATAAGCCTCCTCAAATTGATGTTGACAAGAGTGTGTTAGCTGAGTACGTTTTCCATAAGGTTTACACCAACGAAATGTTTGCTGATATCGTGCGTGAGCGTAAAGGTTTAACCCacacaaatgttaccaaaattgATGCAATAGGATCACTTATGTTGTATAGAGCTGATGAGAAACTGACCTCCCCTCATTGGAGGAAACGGTTCAAAAGCTACACCGTTAAAGTAGATAAGGTTATAGGAGAGGTAAGTTGTTCATATCAGTTGTTTGAATTTAGAGGTATTCTATGTAGGCATATACTCAAAGCCATGGATGTGGAGGATTTTCAATTTATACCTGAGAAATATATACTAGATAGATGGAGGAAGCAAGTTAGGTCTTATGAGAGCTTGAGGGTTTCATACTATGATCCGGAGGAATCAAGACGGCTAGCAAAAGCTAAAGAGCTATCTTTAAGGCACAATTATTTGAAAGAATTGGCCATGCATAATGACGTTGCATACAAGCTGTATACGGAAGCTACTAATATTGTTAGGCTAAAAATGGAGGATGCGGTGGGGATACGTAAAACGGGTGACCAAGGAGATACGTCTATTGTGTGGTGGGATCCTGAAGCACGTAATGTGTTTGGTCGTCGTAGGTTAAGGCCAAGAGAGTGTAATGAGCGTGCTTTAAAAAGGACAGTTCAACCCGTTCAAGATGATGTGATTAAAACCCCTGTTGATAAGAGGCATGTTGGTAGGGCAAAGAAAGGACCTTGTTCAATTTACGACAAATCTAAGAAGAAACAAGCATGTACGCACGCCGAGATTGCAGCCAATGAG GAACTTATCGGCTCCATGTATGGGCATATTCCTAGCTACCGGGCTAGGCAAGAACATGCAAACAACGTCAACAATGAACGCGTACATCCTTACTACAATGGACCTGTGTTTGACGACATTCCCGAAAGTTCGCAAATAAATTTATGTGAAGATATATCTCAGACTTTCGATTACAATACATATGAATGGCGTACACGACTCGGCGGTCGACTTACAATGTAG